One part of the Arabidopsis thaliana chromosome 1 sequence genome encodes these proteins:
- the CPK33 gene encoding calcium-dependent protein kinase 33 has product MGNCLAKKYGLVMKPQQNGERSVEIENRRRSTHQDPSKISTGTNQPPPWRNPAKHSGAAAILEKPYEDVKLFYTLSKELGRGQFGVTYLCTEKSTGKRFACKSISKKKLVTKGDKEDMRREIQIMQHLSGQPNIVEFKGAYEDEKAVNLVMELCAGGELFDRILAKGHYSERAAASVCRQIVNVVNICHFMGVMHRDLKPENFLLSSKDEKALIKATDFGLSVFIEEGRVYKDIVGSAYYVAPEVLKRRYGKEIDIWSAGIILYILLSGVPPFWAETEKGIFDAILEGEIDFESQPWPSISNSAKDLVRRMLTQDPKRRISAAEVLKHPWLREGGEASDKPIDSAVLSRMKQFRAMNKLKKLALKVIAENIDTEEIQGLKAMFANIDTDNSGTITYEELKEGLAKLGSRLTEAEVKQLMDAVSFDQDKIVHLLLECLKTPIRVFVIQADVDGNGSIDYIEFITATMHRHRLESNENVYKAFQHFDKDGSGYITTDELEAALKEYGMGDDATIKEILSDVDADNDGRINYDEFCAMMRSGNPQQPRLF; this is encoded by the exons ATGGGGAATTGCTTAGCCAAGAAATACGGATTGGTGATGAAACCACAACAAAATGGTGAAAGATCAGTTGAGATCGAGAACAGAAGAAGGAGCACCCACCAAGATCCGTCTAAAATATCCACCGGAACGAATCAACCACCACCTTGGCGGAATCCAGCGAAACACAGTGGTGCTGCAGCTATACTCGAGAAGCCGTACGAAGACGTGAAACTGTTCTACACTTTGAGCAAAGAATTGGGTCGAGGCCAGTTTGGAGTAACGTATCTGTGCACAGAGAAGTCGACGGGGAAGAGATTCGCTTGCAAGTCGATTTCcaagaagaaacttgtgaCGAAAGGTGATAAAGAAGATATGAGGAGAGAGATTCAGATTATGCAGCATTTGAGTGGACAACCTAACATTGTTGAGTTTAAAGGAGCTtatgaagatgagaaagcTGTGAATTTGGTTATGGAGCTTTGTGCTGGTGGTGAATTGTTCGATAGGATTTTAGCAAAGGGACATTACAGTGAGAGAGCAGCTGCTTCTGTTTGTAGACAGATTGTTAATGTTGTCAATATTTGTCATTTCATGGGTGTGATGCATAGAGACTTAAAGCCTGAGAATTTCTTGTTATCTAGCAAAGATGAGAAGGCTCTTATCAAAGCCACTGATTTCGGATTATCAGTCTTTATCGAAGAAG GGAGAGTGTATAAAGATATAGTTGGGAGTGCATATTATGTTGCTCCTGAAGTTTTGAAGCGGAGATATGGTAAAGAAATCGATATATGGAGTGCTGGAATTATACTATACATTCTACTTAGTGGTGTGCCTCCGTTTTGGGCTG AAACGGAGAAAGGGATATTTGATGCTATATTGGAAGGTGAAATCGACTTTGAATCCCAACCTTGGCCCTCAATTTCCAATAGTGCTAAAGATTTGGTACGTAGAATGTTGACACAAGATCCGAAAAGACGGATTTCTGCTGCTGAAGTTCTTA AGCATCCATGGCTAAGAGAAGGTGGAGAAGCATCGGATAAGCCTATTGATAGTGCTGTTCTCTCAAGGATGAAGCAATTTAGAGCGATGAATAAACTAAAGAAACTTGCTTTAAAG GTCATTGCGGAGAACATTGACACGGAAGAAATACAAGGCTTAAAGGCGATGTTTGCTAATATAGATACAGACAATAGTGGTACTATCACATACGAAGAATTGAAAGAAGGATTAGCCAAACTGGGATCAAGACTCACTGAAGCTGAAGTGAAACAGCTCATGGATGCTGTAAGTTTTGATCAAGACAAGATCGTTCATTTACTTCTTGAATGTTTAAAAACTCCTATTCGGGTTTTTGTGATTCAGGCTGACGTTGATGGAAATGGGTCAATAGATTACATTGAGTTTATTACTGCAACAATGCATAGACATAGGCTTGAAAGTAATGAGAACGTTTACAAAGCCTTCCAACATTTTGACAAAGATGGGAGTGG ATACATTACGACAGACGAGCTAGAGGCTGCTTTGAAGGAATATGGAATGGGAGATGATGCTACTATCAAAGAGATTTTGTCTGATGTCGACGCTGATAAT GACGGTAGAATCAACTATGACGAGTTTTGTGCTATGATGAGAAGTGGGAATCCACAACAACCAAGATTGTtctaa
- the CPK33 gene encoding calcium-dependent protein kinase 33 (calcium-dependent protein kinase 33 (CPK33); FUNCTIONS IN: in 6 functions; INVOLVED IN: protein amino acid phosphorylation, N-terminal protein myristoylation; LOCATED IN: cellular_component unknown; EXPRESSED IN: 14 plant structures; EXPRESSED DURING: 7 growth stages; CONTAINS InterPro DOMAIN/s: Protein kinase, ATP binding site (InterPro:IPR017441), EF-Hand 1, calcium-binding site (InterPro:IPR018247), Serine/threonine-protein kinase domain (InterPro:IPR002290), Calcium-binding EF-hand (InterPro:IPR002048), EF-hand-like domain (InterPro:IPR011992), EF-hand (InterPro:IPR018248), Serine/threonine-protein kinase-like domain (InterPro:IPR017442), Protein kinase-like domain (InterPro:IPR011009), Serine/threonine-protein kinase, active site (InterPro:IPR008271), Protein kinase, catalytic domain (InterPro:IPR000719), EF-HAND 2 (InterPro:IPR018249), Calcium-dependent protein kinase (InterPro:IPR020642), Calcium/calmodulin-dependent protein kinase-like (InterPro:IPR020636); BEST Arabidopsis thaliana protein match is: calmodulin-domain protein kinase 9 (TAIR:AT3G20410.1); Has 135838 Blast hits to 127860 proteins in 4028 species: Archae - 164; Bacteria - 14368; Metazoa - 50670; Fungi - 18182; Plants - 28418; Viruses - 488; Other Eukaryotes - 23548 (source: NCBI BLink).) encodes MGNCLAKKYGLVMKPQQNGERSVEIENRRRSTHQDPSKISTGTNQPPPWRNPAKHSGAAAILEKPYEDVKLFYTLSKELGRGQFGVTYLCTEKSTGKRFACKSISKKKLVTKGDKEDMRREIQIMQHLSGQPNIVEFKGAYEDEKAVNLVMELCAGGELFDRILAKGHYSERAAASVCRQIVNVVNICHFMGVMHRDLKPENFLLSSKDEKALIKATDFGLSVFIEEGRVYKDIVGSAYYVAPEVLKRRYGKEIDIWSAGIILYILLSGVPPFWAETEKGIFDAILEGEIDFESQPWPSISNSAKDLVRRMLTQDPKRRISAAEVLKHPWLREGGEASDKPIDSAVLSRMKQFRAMNKLKKLALKVIAENIDTEEIQGLKAMFANIDTDNSGTITYEELKEGLAKLGSRLTEAEVKQLMDAADVDGNGSIDYIEFITATMHRHRLESNENVYKAFQHFDKDGSGYITTDELEAALKEYGMGDDATIKEILSDVDADNDGRINYDEFCAMMRSGNPQQPRLF; translated from the exons ATGGGGAATTGCTTAGCCAAGAAATACGGATTGGTGATGAAACCACAACAAAATGGTGAAAGATCAGTTGAGATCGAGAACAGAAGAAGGAGCACCCACCAAGATCCGTCTAAAATATCCACCGGAACGAATCAACCACCACCTTGGCGGAATCCAGCGAAACACAGTGGTGCTGCAGCTATACTCGAGAAGCCGTACGAAGACGTGAAACTGTTCTACACTTTGAGCAAAGAATTGGGTCGAGGCCAGTTTGGAGTAACGTATCTGTGCACAGAGAAGTCGACGGGGAAGAGATTCGCTTGCAAGTCGATTTCcaagaagaaacttgtgaCGAAAGGTGATAAAGAAGATATGAGGAGAGAGATTCAGATTATGCAGCATTTGAGTGGACAACCTAACATTGTTGAGTTTAAAGGAGCTtatgaagatgagaaagcTGTGAATTTGGTTATGGAGCTTTGTGCTGGTGGTGAATTGTTCGATAGGATTTTAGCAAAGGGACATTACAGTGAGAGAGCAGCTGCTTCTGTTTGTAGACAGATTGTTAATGTTGTCAATATTTGTCATTTCATGGGTGTGATGCATAGAGACTTAAAGCCTGAGAATTTCTTGTTATCTAGCAAAGATGAGAAGGCTCTTATCAAAGCCACTGATTTCGGATTATCAGTCTTTATCGAAGAAG GGAGAGTGTATAAAGATATAGTTGGGAGTGCATATTATGTTGCTCCTGAAGTTTTGAAGCGGAGATATGGTAAAGAAATCGATATATGGAGTGCTGGAATTATACTATACATTCTACTTAGTGGTGTGCCTCCGTTTTGGGCTG AAACGGAGAAAGGGATATTTGATGCTATATTGGAAGGTGAAATCGACTTTGAATCCCAACCTTGGCCCTCAATTTCCAATAGTGCTAAAGATTTGGTACGTAGAATGTTGACACAAGATCCGAAAAGACGGATTTCTGCTGCTGAAGTTCTTA AGCATCCATGGCTAAGAGAAGGTGGAGAAGCATCGGATAAGCCTATTGATAGTGCTGTTCTCTCAAGGATGAAGCAATTTAGAGCGATGAATAAACTAAAGAAACTTGCTTTAAAG GTCATTGCGGAGAACATTGACACGGAAGAAATACAAGGCTTAAAGGCGATGTTTGCTAATATAGATACAGACAATAGTGGTACTATCACATACGAAGAATTGAAAGAAGGATTAGCCAAACTGGGATCAAGACTCACTGAAGCTGAAGTGAAACAGCTCATGGATGCT GCTGACGTTGATGGAAATGGGTCAATAGATTACATTGAGTTTATTACTGCAACAATGCATAGACATAGGCTTGAAAGTAATGAGAACGTTTACAAAGCCTTCCAACATTTTGACAAAGATGGGAGTGG ATACATTACGACAGACGAGCTAGAGGCTGCTTTGAAGGAATATGGAATGGGAGATGATGCTACTATCAAAGAGATTTTGTCTGATGTCGACGCTGATAAT GACGGTAGAATCAACTATGACGAGTTTTGTGCTATGATGAGAAGTGGGAATCCACAACAACCAAGATTGTtctaa
- the CPK33 gene encoding calcium-dependent protein kinase 33, translating to MGNCLAKKYGLVMKPQQNGERSVEIENRRRSTHQDPSKISTGTNQPPPWRNPAKHSGAAAILEKPYEDVKLFYTLSKELGRGQFGVTYLCTEKSTGKRFACKSISKKKLVTKGDKEDMRREIQIMQHLSGQPNIVEFKGAYEDEKAVNLVMELCAGGELFDRILAKGHYSERAAASVCRQIVNVVNICHFMGVMHRDLKPENFLLSSKDEKALIKATDFGLSVFIEEGRVYKDIVGSAYYVAPEVLKRRYGKEIDIWSAGIILYILLSGVPPFWAETEKGIFDAILEGEIDFESQPWPSISNSAKDLVRRMLTQDPKRRISAAEVLKHPWLREGGEASDKPIDSAVLSRMKQFRAMNKLKKLALKVIAENIDTEEIQGLKAMFANIDTDNSGTITYEELKEGLAKLGSRLTEAEVKQLMDAADVDGNGSIDYIEFITATMHRHRLESNENVYKAFQHFDKDGSGRARGCFEGIWNGR from the exons ATGGGGAATTGCTTAGCCAAGAAATACGGATTGGTGATGAAACCACAACAAAATGGTGAAAGATCAGTTGAGATCGAGAACAGAAGAAGGAGCACCCACCAAGATCCGTCTAAAATATCCACCGGAACGAATCAACCACCACCTTGGCGGAATCCAGCGAAACACAGTGGTGCTGCAGCTATACTCGAGAAGCCGTACGAAGACGTGAAACTGTTCTACACTTTGAGCAAAGAATTGGGTCGAGGCCAGTTTGGAGTAACGTATCTGTGCACAGAGAAGTCGACGGGGAAGAGATTCGCTTGCAAGTCGATTTCcaagaagaaacttgtgaCGAAAGGTGATAAAGAAGATATGAGGAGAGAGATTCAGATTATGCAGCATTTGAGTGGACAACCTAACATTGTTGAGTTTAAAGGAGCTtatgaagatgagaaagcTGTGAATTTGGTTATGGAGCTTTGTGCTGGTGGTGAATTGTTCGATAGGATTTTAGCAAAGGGACATTACAGTGAGAGAGCAGCTGCTTCTGTTTGTAGACAGATTGTTAATGTTGTCAATATTTGTCATTTCATGGGTGTGATGCATAGAGACTTAAAGCCTGAGAATTTCTTGTTATCTAGCAAAGATGAGAAGGCTCTTATCAAAGCCACTGATTTCGGATTATCAGTCTTTATCGAAGAAG GGAGAGTGTATAAAGATATAGTTGGGAGTGCATATTATGTTGCTCCTGAAGTTTTGAAGCGGAGATATGGTAAAGAAATCGATATATGGAGTGCTGGAATTATACTATACATTCTACTTAGTGGTGTGCCTCCGTTTTGGGCTG AAACGGAGAAAGGGATATTTGATGCTATATTGGAAGGTGAAATCGACTTTGAATCCCAACCTTGGCCCTCAATTTCCAATAGTGCTAAAGATTTGGTACGTAGAATGTTGACACAAGATCCGAAAAGACGGATTTCTGCTGCTGAAGTTCTTA AGCATCCATGGCTAAGAGAAGGTGGAGAAGCATCGGATAAGCCTATTGATAGTGCTGTTCTCTCAAGGATGAAGCAATTTAGAGCGATGAATAAACTAAAGAAACTTGCTTTAAAG GTCATTGCGGAGAACATTGACACGGAAGAAATACAAGGCTTAAAGGCGATGTTTGCTAATATAGATACAGACAATAGTGGTACTATCACATACGAAGAATTGAAAGAAGGATTAGCCAAACTGGGATCAAGACTCACTGAAGCTGAAGTGAAACAGCTCATGGATGCT GCTGACGTTGATGGAAATGGGTCAATAGATTACATTGAGTTTATTACTGCAACAATGCATAGACATAGGCTTGAAAGTAATGAGAACGTTTACAAAGCCTTCCAACATTTTGACAAAGATGGGAGTGG ACGAGCTAGAGGCTGCTTTGAAGGAATATGGAATGGGAGATGA